In a single window of the Myxococcus fulvus genome:
- the cheB gene encoding chemotaxis-specific protein-glutamate methyltransferase CheB, protein MMTPAPIRVLVVDDSAFARKVLKQVLSNADDIQVVDTARDGLDALEKVAELSPDVLTLDLVMPNLDGLGVLRALSSMERAPRVVVVSSAGDESELAVAALQNGAVELVHKPTALATDRLYELGAELVEKVRIAARAARRFVASPVTPASFASADALAASRHLVVVGTSTGGPQALTTLLSQLPADFPAPMALALHIPPGYTEAVARRLDALCPLEVREAEDGMELFPGRVILARAGQHLKVERHGTLGLVRLDRHPLRMPHHPSVDVLFQSAARVWGKDAVGVVLTGMGDDGRDGARAIREAGGVVLTESESSCVVYGMPRAVDEAGLATASAPLGGMVELLRSHLR, encoded by the coding sequence ATGATGACCCCGGCCCCCATCCGCGTGCTGGTGGTCGACGACTCGGCCTTCGCGCGCAAGGTGCTCAAGCAGGTGTTGTCCAACGCGGACGACATCCAGGTGGTGGACACGGCCCGGGACGGCCTGGACGCGCTGGAGAAGGTGGCGGAGCTGTCGCCGGACGTGCTCACCCTGGACCTGGTGATGCCCAACCTGGACGGGCTGGGCGTGCTGCGCGCCCTGTCCTCCATGGAGCGCGCGCCGCGCGTCGTCGTGGTCAGCAGCGCGGGCGACGAGAGCGAGCTGGCGGTGGCGGCCCTCCAGAACGGCGCGGTGGAGCTGGTGCACAAGCCCACCGCGCTGGCCACGGACCGGCTCTACGAGCTGGGCGCGGAGCTGGTGGAGAAGGTGCGAATCGCGGCCCGCGCCGCGCGGCGCTTCGTGGCCTCGCCCGTGACCCCCGCGTCCTTCGCGTCCGCGGACGCGCTCGCGGCCTCCCGGCACCTGGTGGTGGTGGGCACCTCCACCGGTGGCCCGCAGGCCCTCACGACGCTGTTGTCCCAGCTGCCCGCGGACTTCCCCGCGCCCATGGCGCTCGCGCTGCACATCCCCCCCGGCTACACGGAGGCGGTGGCGCGTCGGCTGGACGCGCTGTGCCCGCTGGAGGTGCGCGAGGCCGAGGACGGCATGGAGCTGTTCCCCGGACGCGTCATCCTCGCCCGCGCCGGCCAGCACCTCAAGGTGGAGCGCCACGGCACGCTCGGCCTGGTGCGCCTGGACCGTCACCCCCTGCGCATGCCCCACCACCCCTCCGTGGACGTGCTCTTCCAGAGCGCCGCCCGCGTCTGGGGCAAGGACGCGGTGGGCGTGGTGCTCACCGGCATGGGGGACGACGGCCGCGACGGCGCGCGCGCCATCCGCGAGGCGGGCGGCGTGGTGCTCACCGAGTCGGAGAGCTCCTGCGTCGTCTATGGCATGCCCCGCGCCGTCGACGAGGCGGGCCTGGCCACCGCGAGCGCGCCCCTGGGCGGCATGGTGGAGCTCTTGCGCTCCCACCTGCGCTGA
- a CDS encoding arylsulfatase, whose product MSKDKRGKKNGNGGDSTTDAKTMKTYREGERFPGRIGRTYEESTPAFPMPPKAPKDAPNILYVILDDVGFGWCEPFGGMIRTPTMMRLAEQGLRYTHFTTTALCSPTRSCLVTGRNHHSVGMANITELATGFPGYNGRQPQDKAGIPAMLHQHGYTSYCIGKWHNTPSEETTIAGPYDRWPTGSVFGFDRFYGFLGGDCDQWEPKLFLDREAVDPPRTPDEGYHLSEDLVDRAMSWISQHHSADPDKPWLTWLAFGCAHAPHHVAPEWADKYKGQFDLGWDAYREKVLARQKELGIIPEEARLAPMLEGVQKWESLSADERRLFARMAELYAGFIEHADAQLGRLMEFLERTGQLDNTLVFVCIGDNGSSGEGTLSGLFNEQSVANNVQETVAQNLARIDQLGQPGSYNHYPVGWAMAGNTPFQLCKQYTHFGGVRNPLIVHWPRGIQAKGELRTQYHHCIDIVPTILEAIGIDAPRFINSVQQESVEGFPMNYSFDDAKAPSNHVTQYFEMLGNRGLYHDGWKVVTYHGRKPWENKARWGFDEDHWELYNLAEDPTESNDLMKGRDRANLDDPLVKKLIELVGLWWAEAGRYQVLPLDDRFQMRALGRAGLYAERSRMTYYEGAVRIQEFAGPDTKNRSWEMTAEVDVPAGDASGPIVALGGSAAGWTLYLKDGVPVFCYNFPGPQYTYIRGKDALKPGRHLLRYEFEKTGPEPFGAGGVGRLHVDGMKVAEAPIPRTVSVGYSMDETFDVGWDKGTAVSPEYPSNARFTGRVLRVDFDLKPDFHPDHADPAKKAEAKFQHELLRQ is encoded by the coding sequence ATGAGCAAGGACAAGCGTGGGAAGAAGAACGGCAACGGCGGGGACTCCACGACCGACGCCAAGACGATGAAGACCTATCGGGAGGGCGAGCGGTTCCCCGGGCGCATCGGACGCACGTACGAGGAGTCCACGCCCGCCTTCCCCATGCCGCCCAAGGCTCCGAAGGACGCACCCAACATCCTCTACGTCATCCTCGATGACGTCGGCTTCGGTTGGTGTGAGCCCTTCGGCGGCATGATTCGCACGCCGACGATGATGCGCCTGGCCGAGCAGGGCCTGCGCTACACGCACTTCACCACCACCGCGCTGTGCTCGCCCACGCGCTCCTGCCTCGTCACCGGCCGCAACCACCACTCCGTGGGCATGGCCAACATCACCGAGCTGGCCACGGGCTTCCCCGGCTACAACGGCCGCCAGCCGCAGGACAAGGCGGGCATCCCCGCGATGCTCCACCAGCACGGCTACACCAGCTACTGCATCGGCAAGTGGCACAACACGCCGTCGGAGGAGACCACCATCGCGGGGCCGTATGACCGCTGGCCCACCGGCTCCGTCTTCGGCTTCGACCGCTTCTACGGCTTCCTCGGCGGCGACTGCGACCAGTGGGAGCCGAAGCTCTTCCTGGACCGCGAGGCCGTGGACCCGCCGCGCACCCCTGACGAGGGCTACCACCTGTCCGAGGACCTGGTGGACCGCGCCATGAGCTGGATTTCGCAGCACCACTCGGCGGACCCGGACAAACCCTGGCTGACGTGGCTCGCGTTCGGGTGCGCGCATGCACCCCACCACGTCGCGCCCGAGTGGGCCGACAAGTACAAGGGCCAGTTCGACCTGGGGTGGGACGCCTACCGCGAGAAGGTGCTCGCCCGTCAGAAGGAGCTGGGCATCATCCCCGAGGAGGCCCGCCTCGCGCCCATGCTGGAGGGCGTGCAGAAGTGGGAGTCGCTGTCCGCCGACGAGCGGCGGCTGTTCGCGCGCATGGCGGAGCTCTACGCGGGCTTCATCGAACACGCCGACGCACAGCTCGGCCGCCTGATGGAGTTCCTCGAGCGCACAGGCCAGCTCGACAACACGCTCGTGTTCGTCTGCATCGGCGACAACGGCTCGTCCGGCGAGGGGACCTTGTCGGGCCTGTTCAACGAGCAGTCCGTGGCCAACAACGTCCAGGAGACGGTGGCCCAGAACCTGGCGCGCATCGACCAGCTCGGTCAGCCCGGCTCCTACAATCACTACCCCGTGGGCTGGGCCATGGCGGGCAACACGCCCTTCCAGCTCTGCAAGCAGTACACGCACTTCGGCGGCGTGCGAAACCCGCTCATCGTCCACTGGCCCCGAGGCATCCAGGCCAAGGGAGAGCTGCGCACGCAGTACCACCACTGCATCGACATCGTGCCCACGATTCTCGAGGCCATCGGCATCGACGCGCCGCGCTTCATCAACTCCGTTCAGCAGGAGTCCGTCGAGGGCTTCCCGATGAACTACTCGTTCGATGACGCGAAGGCCCCGTCCAACCACGTCACCCAGTACTTCGAGATGCTGGGCAACCGCGGCCTGTACCACGACGGCTGGAAGGTCGTGACCTACCACGGCCGCAAGCCCTGGGAGAACAAGGCGAGGTGGGGCTTCGACGAGGACCACTGGGAACTCTACAACCTCGCCGAGGACCCGACCGAGTCGAACGATTTGATGAAGGGGCGGGACCGCGCGAACCTGGATGACCCCCTGGTGAAGAAGCTCATCGAGCTGGTGGGCCTGTGGTGGGCGGAGGCCGGCCGCTACCAGGTGCTGCCGCTGGATGACCGCTTCCAGATGCGCGCGCTGGGACGCGCGGGCCTCTACGCCGAGCGCTCGCGGATGACCTATTACGAGGGCGCCGTCCGCATCCAGGAGTTCGCCGGGCCGGACACCAAGAACCGCTCCTGGGAGATGACCGCGGAGGTGGACGTCCCGGCGGGTGACGCCAGCGGACCCATCGTCGCGCTCGGCGGCTCGGCGGCGGGCTGGACGCTCTACCTCAAGGATGGCGTGCCGGTGTTCTGCTACAACTTCCCTGGCCCCCAATACACATACATCCGCGGCAAGGACGCCCTGAAGCCCGGCCGGCACCTGCTCCGCTACGAGTTCGAGAAGACCGGACCGGAGCCCTTCGGCGCGGGCGGCGTGGGGCGGCTCCATGTCGACGGCATGAAGGTCGCCGAGGCGCCCATTCCCAGGACCGTGTCCGTGGGCTACTCGATGGACGAGACCTTCGACGTGGGCTGGGACAAGGGCACCGCCGTGAGCCCCGAGTATCCCTCCAACGCCCGCTTCACCGGCCGCGTGCTGCGCGTGGACTTCGACCTCAAGCCGGATTTCCACCCGGACCACGCGGACCCGGCGAAGAAGGCCGAGGCGAAGTTCCAGCACGAGTTGCTGCGCCAGTAG
- a CDS encoding PilZ domain-containing protein produces the protein MRMASGPVRPVIGETPGAPRVLWVGVVGEAWLCLSRAARALGCEPVQAAVAGGVAGESSSRARPRLVLVHWRQVRERGPGGLGGLKARVGASGAPLVLVAEPETPAEVLEAADAEGIEDCLVTPVSEAAVRARLSALLGKSPVAPPSERYSPRVVLLAGAGGARTWTGLGSLLEACGHHLLYSATVEGAASRVEEHGARPHLLVVAGDGAWGGVWARASATARALLDGVPSLSVTPAECARAGALLPRVHTLLGRDGASLRVEERVPFCCPVEFAEGENKGASWTSGVSFAMSPAGLFVRTLVPARPGAAVTLRLHLPTTGERLESHGVVAWANPCAQRESLCAPHGMGVRFLGMGPPRLMHLRQLCQATSPA, from the coding sequence ATGAGGATGGCCTCAGGCCCGGTCCGGCCCGTCATTGGCGAGACGCCCGGCGCGCCTCGTGTCCTGTGGGTGGGCGTGGTGGGTGAGGCGTGGCTGTGTTTGTCCCGCGCCGCCCGGGCGCTGGGGTGTGAGCCGGTGCAGGCGGCCGTCGCGGGTGGAGTGGCCGGTGAGTCCTCCTCGCGAGCGCGGCCCCGGCTGGTGCTGGTCCACTGGCGGCAGGTGCGTGAGCGCGGCCCTGGGGGCCTGGGTGGGCTGAAGGCGCGCGTGGGCGCGTCCGGCGCGCCGCTGGTGCTGGTGGCCGAGCCGGAGACTCCCGCGGAGGTGCTGGAGGCGGCGGACGCCGAGGGCATCGAGGACTGCCTGGTGACGCCGGTGAGCGAGGCGGCCGTGCGCGCCCGGCTGTCCGCGCTGCTGGGCAAGAGCCCCGTGGCCCCGCCGAGCGAGCGCTACAGCCCGCGCGTGGTGCTGCTCGCGGGCGCGGGCGGCGCGCGCACGTGGACGGGGCTGGGTTCGCTGCTGGAGGCCTGTGGCCATCACCTGCTGTACAGCGCCACCGTGGAGGGCGCCGCCTCGCGCGTGGAGGAGCACGGCGCCCGGCCCCACCTGCTCGTCGTCGCGGGTGACGGGGCCTGGGGTGGGGTGTGGGCCCGCGCGAGCGCCACGGCGCGCGCGCTCCTGGACGGGGTGCCGTCCCTGTCGGTGACGCCCGCGGAGTGCGCGCGGGCGGGGGCGCTGCTGCCGCGCGTGCACACGCTGCTGGGCCGCGACGGCGCGTCGCTCCGGGTGGAGGAGCGGGTGCCCTTCTGCTGCCCGGTGGAGTTCGCGGAGGGCGAGAACAAGGGCGCCTCCTGGACGTCGGGCGTGTCCTTCGCGATGAGCCCCGCGGGCCTCTTCGTGCGCACGCTGGTGCCGGCGCGTCCCGGCGCGGCGGTGACGCTGCGGCTGCACCTGCCCACCACGGGCGAGCGGCTGGAGTCCCATGGCGTGGTGGCGTGGGCCAACCCCTGCGCGCAGAGGGAGAGCCTGTGCGCGCCCCACGGCATGGGGGTGCGCTTTCTGGGCATGGGCCCTCCGCGCCTGATGCACCTTCGTCAGCTCTGCCAGGCCACGTCCCCCGCGTGA
- a CDS encoding CheR family methyltransferase, whose amino-acid sequence MPSLPMSPQVFAILAALIEQRAGLHYSPEDRELMADKVSDRALEAGFDSLLDYYYFLRYDPAGAEALDALVDSLLVHETYFFREAPPLLVLVEDVLVPLVKQGRKPRVWCAACSTGEEPLTLAMMLADRGALAGVEIVASDLSSRALERARSGDHNLRSLRALPPGVEGRWLERGVEGRVRVKPELVDAVQWKRVNLVDEAAVARLGAFDAILCRNVLIYFQDDTARRVVVSLAGALKPSGQLLVGTSESLMRFGTALSCEERRGAFFYTKADS is encoded by the coding sequence ATGCCCTCGTTGCCGATGTCTCCCCAGGTGTTCGCCATCCTCGCGGCGCTCATCGAGCAGCGCGCCGGGCTGCACTACTCGCCCGAGGACCGTGAGTTGATGGCGGACAAGGTGTCGGACCGCGCGCTGGAGGCGGGGTTCGACTCGCTGCTCGACTACTACTACTTCCTTCGTTACGACCCGGCGGGCGCCGAGGCGCTGGACGCGCTGGTGGACTCGCTGCTGGTCCACGAGACGTACTTCTTCCGCGAGGCGCCGCCCCTGCTGGTGCTGGTGGAGGACGTGCTGGTGCCCCTGGTGAAGCAGGGGCGCAAGCCGCGCGTCTGGTGCGCGGCGTGCTCCACCGGCGAGGAGCCCCTGACGCTGGCGATGATGCTGGCGGACCGCGGCGCGCTGGCGGGCGTGGAAATCGTCGCCAGCGACTTGAGCTCCCGCGCCCTGGAGCGCGCGCGCTCGGGAGACCACAACCTGCGCTCGCTGCGCGCGCTGCCTCCGGGCGTGGAGGGCCGCTGGCTGGAGCGCGGCGTGGAGGGGCGCGTGCGGGTGAAGCCCGAACTGGTGGACGCGGTGCAGTGGAAGCGCGTCAACCTGGTGGACGAGGCCGCGGTGGCCCGGCTGGGCGCCTTCGACGCCATCCTCTGCCGCAACGTGCTCATCTACTTCCAGGACGACACGGCGCGCCGGGTGGTGGTGTCGCTGGCGGGCGCGCTCAAGCCCAGCGGCCAGCTGCTGGTGGGCACCTCCGAGTCGCTCATGCGCTTCGGCACCGCGCTCTCCTGCGAGGAGCGCCGCGGCGCCTTCTTCTACACCAAGGCGGACTCATGA
- a CDS encoding PAS domain-containing sensor histidine kinase, with protein sequence MPSTPAKKRPRSPAPALPSEASAGVPLHALLEGLPDAFFTLDAGWRFTYVSPRMAELLEGIAGVGDDVRRACPQLLELRRHLRFEQPATQQPATRFEHGWPERDSTFDVRARVVPGGLLVHCRDISGEKRAKEELRRASEVFRAIHEGTTDSVYTKDLEGRYQLINASGARAVGYEVEQMVGRTDHELFAPEVARVNAANDREVLAFGRTVTYEDAQPGVEGPRVWLSTKGVLRDGDGKVVGLFGISRDITQRKWAEEEARRHSEFQEQLMGIVSHDIRSPLGAIMNWSRVMAESGTAEDARRTSQRIATAAVRIERLTRLLLDFTRTRLMGGVAIEPRPMDLKDLALRVAHEFRVAYPERVIEVEHKGNTQGMWDPDRLGQVASNLLENALKFGPSDTPVRLEVRATRGNKVVLEVHNGGRPIPAHLLPHLFEPFRSGPQTTRTLKMSYGLGLYIVREIVQAHGGGIEVGSTEEDGTSFTVTLPRRSLPARPQAQSPRVPRSEPR encoded by the coding sequence ATGCCCTCCACCCCCGCCAAGAAGCGCCCGCGATCCCCGGCCCCGGCCCTCCCCTCCGAGGCGTCGGCCGGCGTACCGCTGCATGCGCTCCTGGAGGGACTGCCGGATGCGTTCTTCACGCTCGACGCCGGCTGGCGCTTCACCTACGTGAGCCCGCGCATGGCGGAGCTGCTGGAAGGCATCGCCGGCGTGGGCGACGACGTGCGCCGCGCGTGCCCCCAGCTCCTGGAGCTGCGCCGCCATCTGCGCTTCGAGCAGCCCGCCACCCAGCAGCCCGCCACGCGCTTCGAGCACGGCTGGCCGGAGCGGGACTCGACGTTCGACGTGCGCGCGCGCGTGGTGCCCGGGGGCCTGTTGGTCCACTGCCGGGACATCAGCGGGGAGAAGCGCGCGAAGGAGGAGCTGCGCCGCGCGAGCGAGGTGTTCCGCGCCATCCACGAGGGGACGACGGACTCCGTCTACACGAAGGACTTGGAGGGCCGCTACCAGCTCATCAACGCCTCGGGCGCGCGCGCGGTGGGCTACGAGGTGGAGCAGATGGTGGGCCGCACGGACCACGAGCTGTTCGCGCCCGAGGTCGCCCGCGTCAACGCCGCCAACGACAGGGAGGTGCTCGCCTTCGGCCGCACCGTCACCTACGAGGACGCGCAGCCGGGCGTGGAGGGCCCGCGCGTGTGGCTGAGCACCAAGGGCGTGCTGCGCGACGGCGACGGCAAGGTGGTGGGGCTGTTCGGCATCAGCCGCGACATCACCCAGCGCAAGTGGGCCGAGGAGGAGGCGCGCCGCCACTCCGAGTTCCAGGAGCAGCTGATGGGCATCGTCAGCCACGACATCAGGAGCCCCCTGGGCGCCATCATGAACTGGTCGCGCGTCATGGCCGAGTCCGGCACCGCCGAGGACGCCCGGCGCACCAGTCAGCGCATCGCCACCGCGGCGGTGCGAATCGAGCGGCTCACGCGCCTCCTGCTCGACTTCACGCGCACCCGGCTGATGGGCGGCGTGGCGATTGAGCCCCGGCCCATGGACTTGAAGGACCTGGCCCTGCGCGTGGCGCACGAGTTCCGCGTGGCCTACCCCGAGCGCGTCATCGAGGTGGAGCACAAGGGCAACACGCAGGGCATGTGGGACCCGGACCGGCTGGGCCAGGTGGCCAGCAACCTCTTGGAGAACGCGCTGAAGTTCGGCCCCTCGGACACGCCGGTGCGTCTGGAGGTGCGGGCCACGCGCGGCAACAAGGTGGTGCTGGAGGTGCACAACGGCGGGCGGCCCATCCCCGCGCACCTCTTGCCGCACCTGTTCGAGCCCTTCCGCAGCGGCCCGCAGACGACGCGCACGCTGAAGATGAGCTACGGGCTGGGGCTCTACATCGTGCGGGAAATCGTCCAGGCGCACGGCGGGGGCATCGAGGTGGGCTCCACCGAGGAGGACGGCACGTCGTTCACCGTGACGCTGCCGCGCCGCTCGCTGCCCGCCCGGCCCCAGGCTCAGTCGCCGCGCGTGCCGCGCTCCGAGCCCAGGTAG
- a CDS encoding monovalent cation:proton antiporter-2 (CPA2) family protein produces the protein MSFLHQALVFLAAAVVSVPLFKRLGLGSVLGYLVAGAVIGPSGAKLIGDVQNVLHFSELGVVLLLFVIGLELQPSRLWSLRHSVFGIGGAQVLVTGALLASACWLFGLSPGASIIAGFGLSLSSTAFALQLLAERNQLTTGYGRLAFGILLFQDLAVIPLLALLPLLGQTSTASPEPGWLTGLKVVAVLTGVVLAGRFLLRPLFRAVASFHSQELFTATALLVVVGTAALLNAVGLSMALGAFLAGVLLSESEYRHELEADIEPFKGLLLGLFFIAVGMSVNLRLIVEQPVLVTALVLGLVALKGAVLYGLGRFSLKENEPSLSLGVVISQGGEFAFVLFALAVSFHVMSAHEADLLVVVVGLSMATTPVLYAAYERYVRPRFQKKAQTREFDVAPQEDHPVIIAGFGRVGQVVGRLLRAKRIGFTAIDASPEHIDFMKRFGSQVFYGDASRLDLLRAARADKARVFVLAIDDMEASLRTAKTVKEHFPHLVIFARARNRVHAYQLLDLGIEHVMRETFAGSMELGGDILQTMGLTFSESHRVMERLREHDEKLLRETARFHRDEAKLVEAAARARKELERLFEQDDAEQKKSA, from the coding sequence ATGTCCTTCCTGCATCAGGCGCTGGTGTTCCTGGCGGCCGCGGTGGTGTCCGTCCCGCTGTTCAAGCGGCTCGGCTTGGGCTCGGTGCTGGGCTACCTCGTCGCGGGCGCCGTCATCGGCCCCTCGGGCGCGAAGCTCATCGGCGACGTGCAGAACGTGCTCCACTTCTCCGAGCTGGGCGTGGTGCTGCTGCTGTTCGTCATCGGCCTGGAGCTCCAACCCTCCCGCCTGTGGAGCCTGCGCCACTCCGTCTTCGGCATCGGCGGCGCGCAGGTGCTCGTCACCGGCGCCCTGCTCGCCAGCGCGTGCTGGCTGTTCGGCCTGTCCCCCGGCGCGTCCATCATCGCGGGCTTCGGCCTGTCGCTCTCCTCCACCGCCTTCGCCCTGCAGCTGCTCGCCGAGCGCAACCAGCTCACCACCGGCTACGGACGCCTCGCCTTCGGCATCCTCCTGTTCCAGGACCTGGCCGTCATCCCGCTGCTCGCGCTGCTGCCCCTGCTCGGCCAGACGAGCACCGCGTCACCCGAGCCCGGCTGGCTCACCGGCCTCAAGGTCGTGGCCGTGCTCACGGGCGTGGTGCTCGCGGGCCGCTTCCTGTTGCGCCCCCTCTTTCGCGCCGTGGCCTCGTTCCACAGCCAGGAGCTGTTCACCGCCACCGCGCTGCTCGTCGTCGTGGGCACCGCCGCCCTGCTCAACGCCGTGGGCCTGTCCATGGCGCTCGGCGCGTTCCTCGCCGGCGTGCTCCTGTCCGAGTCCGAGTACCGCCACGAGCTGGAGGCCGACATCGAGCCCTTCAAGGGCCTGCTGCTCGGCCTGTTCTTCATCGCCGTGGGCATGAGCGTGAACCTGCGCCTCATCGTCGAGCAGCCCGTGCTCGTCACCGCCCTCGTGCTGGGACTCGTCGCCCTCAAGGGCGCCGTGCTCTACGGCCTGGGCCGCTTCAGCCTCAAGGAGAACGAGCCGTCGCTCAGCCTGGGCGTCGTCATCTCCCAGGGCGGCGAGTTCGCCTTCGTCCTCTTCGCGCTCGCCGTGTCCTTCCACGTCATGAGCGCCCACGAGGCGGACCTGCTCGTCGTCGTCGTGGGCCTGTCCATGGCCACCACCCCCGTGCTCTACGCGGCCTACGAGCGCTACGTCCGCCCCCGCTTCCAGAAGAAGGCCCAGACGCGCGAGTTCGACGTGGCGCCCCAGGAGGACCACCCCGTCATCATCGCCGGCTTCGGCCGCGTGGGTCAGGTGGTGGGCCGGCTGCTGCGCGCCAAGCGCATCGGGTTCACCGCCATCGACGCGAGCCCCGAGCACATCGACTTCATGAAGCGCTTCGGCAGCCAGGTGTTCTACGGCGACGCGTCCCGGCTCGACCTGCTGCGCGCCGCCCGCGCCGACAAGGCCCGCGTCTTCGTGCTCGCCATCGACGACATGGAGGCCTCCCTGCGCACCGCGAAGACGGTGAAGGAGCACTTCCCCCACCTGGTCATCTTCGCCCGCGCCCGCAACCGCGTGCACGCCTACCAGCTGCTGGACCTGGGCATCGAGCACGTCATGCGAGAGACCTTCGCCGGCAGCATGGAGCTGGGCGGCGACATCCTCCAGACCATGGGCCTCACCTTCTCCGAGAGCCACCGCGTCATGGAGCGCCTGAGAGAGCACGACGAGAAGCTCCTGCGCGAGACGGCCCGCTTCCACCGCGACGAGGCGAAGCTGGTGGAGGCCGCCGCGCGCGCCCGCAAGGAGCTGGAGCGCCTCTTCGAACAGGACGACGCCGAGCAGAAGAAGTCCGCCTGA
- a CDS encoding fatty acid desaturase family protein, whose amino-acid sequence MLRYSADIRTLLWCLAMPVVALTMFWDPGLIPYLCPLACYLALSAGVIAHNHNHCPTFRNRKMNEGMGMWLSLFYGYPTFVWIPTHNLNHHKFVNKAGDATITWRYSKKHNFLVAFLFPFVSTYWQQEPTKAFIDKARARNPALFRQIVLQYVVWGGTHAALVALAIYLHGIGGGLRVWAFAFLIPAVFSLWTIMFFNYIQHVHSDPWSEHDHSRSFTGRLINFFLFNNGLHAVHHETPGLHWSLLPQAHAKIAASIDPRLKPVSFFGWCFRSYVLAPLFPRFGTTQVGRAPYDPPQGGAVDVSFGDELQAVDSGVNVARV is encoded by the coding sequence ATGCTCCGTTACAGCGCCGACATCCGCACCCTCCTCTGGTGCCTGGCGATGCCCGTGGTGGCCCTCACGATGTTCTGGGACCCCGGGCTCATCCCCTACCTGTGCCCGCTGGCGTGCTACCTGGCGCTGTCGGCGGGTGTCATCGCCCACAACCACAATCACTGCCCCACCTTCCGCAACCGGAAGATGAACGAGGGCATGGGCATGTGGCTGTCGCTGTTCTACGGCTACCCGACCTTCGTGTGGATTCCGACGCACAACCTGAACCACCACAAGTTCGTGAACAAGGCGGGCGACGCCACCATCACCTGGCGCTACTCGAAGAAGCACAACTTCCTCGTCGCCTTCCTGTTCCCCTTCGTCTCCACCTACTGGCAGCAGGAGCCGACCAAGGCCTTCATCGACAAGGCCCGCGCGCGCAACCCCGCCCTGTTCCGCCAGATTGTCCTCCAGTACGTCGTCTGGGGCGGCACCCACGCGGCGCTCGTCGCGCTGGCGATCTACCTGCACGGCATCGGCGGCGGCCTGCGCGTCTGGGCCTTCGCGTTCCTGATTCCGGCGGTCTTCTCGCTGTGGACCATCATGTTCTTCAACTACATCCAGCACGTCCACTCGGACCCCTGGAGCGAGCACGACCACAGCCGCAGCTTCACCGGCCGCCTCATCAACTTCTTCCTCTTCAACAACGGGCTGCACGCGGTGCACCACGAGACGCCGGGGCTGCACTGGAGCCTGCTGCCCCAGGCGCACGCCAAGATTGCCGCCTCCATCGACCCCCGCCTCAAGCCGGTGAGCTTCTTCGGCTGGTGCTTCCGCTCCTACGTGCTGGCGCCGCTGTTCCCCCGCTTCGGCACCACCCAGGTCGGCCGCGCGCCCTATGACCCGCCCCAGGGCGGCGCCGTGGACGTGTCCTTCGGCGACGAGCTGCAGGCGGTGGACTCGGGAGTGAATGTCGCCCGCGTCTGA
- a CDS encoding response regulator, translated as MRRKKVLLVDDSHTVLMLHQMMMVERGYETLIARDGLEALARVEVEAPDLVVLDIHMPHLDGLQTCRALRERESTRHTPIILCSTRMEPASVQAGFDSGCTDYLTKPFAGSELAALLNRYLGSERGTRGD; from the coding sequence ATGCGGCGCAAGAAGGTCCTGCTCGTCGACGACTCGCACACGGTGTTGATGCTCCACCAGATGATGATGGTGGAGCGCGGCTACGAGACGCTCATCGCCCGGGACGGGCTGGAGGCGCTGGCGCGCGTGGAGGTGGAGGCGCCGGACCTGGTCGTGCTCGACATCCACATGCCGCACCTGGATGGCCTGCAGACCTGCCGCGCGCTGCGCGAGCGCGAGTCCACGCGCCACACGCCCATCATCCTGTGCAGCACGCGCATGGAGCCCGCGAGCGTGCAGGCGGGCTTCGACAGCGGCTGCACCGACTACCTCACCAAGCCCTTCGCGGGCTCGGAGCTGGCGGCGCTGCTCAACCGCTACCTGGGCTCGGAGCGCGGCACGCGCGGCGACTGA